CCGGGTTGCGCGGGTCGTCCTCCGGGATGTGCATCTCGACCTTCCCGACGAGGTCGGCCGCGGTATCGGCCGCCTTGGTGTAGATCCCGCCGCCGACGCGGTCGAACAGCGCGACGAGGGATGCCCCCATCGAGTAGGCACTGACCACAAGAGCTCCCTTGATGAAGTTCACTCCGGCGCTCTTGATCCCGAACAGGTACCGTGTCTGGATATGGAGGGTAGTCGGGTCGAACAGGTGGCGGAAGATGAGGAAGATGAGGACGAGCCCTCCTACGGCCAGGCCGGCTACGGATAGCCCCATCACGCTCCCGCCGGAGAACGCCACCGTGAGCGCCTCCTTGAACGACTTGCGCGCCCCCTGCGTCGTACGGGCGTTGGCGTGAGTAGCGGCGTTCATTCCGATGAACCCGGCCGCCATGGAGAGGAGCGACCCGAGCCAGAACGCCACGGCGATCTCCCAGTAGAACAGGACCCACAGGAGAATGCCGATCACGACCATCGTGATCGCCATCACCCGCGCCTCTTCCAGCATAAAGGTGAACGCCCCGGAGCGGATGTACCCCTGGAGCTCCTTCATCCGGTCCGTTCCCTGCGCCTTGCGGATGACGGAACGGTTGAATGTGTACGCGCTCAACAGG
This genomic interval from Candidatus Bipolaricaulota bacterium contains the following:
- a CDS encoding sodium/proton-translocating pyrophosphatase; the encoded protein is MTYLVAIPGVISVLALLSAYTFNRSVIRKAQGTDRMKELQGYIRSGAFTFMLEEARVMAITMVVIGILLWVLFYWEIAVAFWLGSLLSMAAGFIGMNAATHANARTTQGARKSFKEALTVAFSGGSVMGLSVAGLAVGGLVLIFLIFRHLFDPTTLHIQTRYLFGIKSAGVNFIKGALVVSAYSMGASLVALFDRVGGGIYTKAADTAADLVGKVEMHIPEDDPRNP